The genomic region TTGAGAGCGTAACCTGTAAAGCCCATTGGGCGAATATAATTAGGGATAACAATATAAGCATTAGGTTATTATACCCAACGGAATTACTTGATACTTCATACATGTCTGGCGGGAACCCCGGCTATGGAATGATTGAGGGCGTGATTCTTTAATGGCTGGATAAATAGATAATGGTTGTTAGGTTAATAATTATAAATAGGCATTATACTTTGCATCGATGTCGATATGCATTAGAAGCCTAGCCTCTATAGCCAATTTAGGGCCTGGATTTGATGTGATGTCATTAGCTATTATGGAACCTTATGATGATGCTTATATCGAATTAAGCCGAGGAGAAGACCGTGTAGAATTCATCGGCAATTATGCGCATTACTTACCCAGTGACTATAAGGTCACCACGCTTTATCCCGTTATTGAGGAATTTAGGAGAATTATGGGCATAGATTTTCACGTACATGTCGTAGTTAAGAAGAATATTAAGCCTGCAAGTGGGCTGGGTAGTAGTGGCGCTGATGCCGCGGCGATGGCTTACGCCCTGAATAAACTACTTAATGCTGGCCTTGATTATAAGTCGTTAATTAGGATTGCGGCGCTTGGTGAAGTTGCGGCGGCGGGTACTCCGCACATGGATAATGTTGCGGCATCCCTATTGGGTGGGTTAGTAATTATTAACCCGGTGACTGGGGACTTTGTCAGGGTTGACCTACCCGATAATTATTGGGTTGTGATTGTCATGGCGGGTAGTAAGCCTAGTACTAAGGAGATGCGTAAGTTATTGCCTAATGCCGTAGACATGAATAGCCTTAAGAATAACTCAGCTTACGCGTCAATGCTCGTTTACGCACTAATCACTGGGAATAGGGAAGCTCTGGGTAAGGCGTTAATGGGTGATGCAGTTGTTGAGCCAGTAAGGGCTAAGCTTTACCCGCACTACAATGCGGTTAAGGAGGCATTACTAAAGGCCGGGGCGATCGGTGTAGCCCTTGCTGGTGCTGGTCCATCACTCTTTGGGATATTTGATTTTGAACCGTCTAAGGAACGCATAAATGAATTACTGCATGCCCGTGGTTTAAGGGATCATGCATTAATTATTACGCGGCCAAGCAACATCGGTGTTCATGAGATACCCTGTGAGGACCTTAATACTTAATACATAATTAAGTGCTTAAGCCCTGGAATGAACGTCATAATAATTGGTGGGGGAGTTATAGGGACTGTACTAACGCACCTATTCTCATTGAGGGGCGTTAACGTCACTTTAATTAACTCAGGTCTTCAAAAACCAAGGTTTCCGCTTATTCACTCAAAGTTACTGAGATTTCCTGAGGATATTAGGTTGGCGAGGATCAGTGAGGATGTATATATGGAATTATCCAGGGAGTTAAGGGTTGATGTATTAAGGCCCATGGAGTCCATCACCATAATTCCGGAAGCATGTTATAATGACGCATTACATATAATGAGTATGTGGTATGAGGTTGGAGCTAAAGTGCGTGTAATTAGTGATGTTCATGAATATGGACTTAAGAGGGTTAATGATCAGGAGATTTACATCTTCAGTACTAATGGTGATAACTTCGTTAATTACCTATCATTGATGAATAGAGTTCATAAAATCGACGGCGTTAATTACATTAATGGTACGGCAACTATTAAGTTCAGTGATCATGATGTTAGGGTTTTAATAAATGATAACGAGTTGAAAGGAGATTATGTAATTCTTGCCTCAGGTGCTTGGAACTCCATAATGATTAGGAATGCTGGTTTAAATGTACCATTATTACCCTATAAATGCCAGGCAGCCGCATTCATTAGCAGGGGGATTAGCACCATAGTTTATGATTATGTACTTAATATTTACGTGAGGCCCCTCGGCTTAAGGATTGATAATGCACTAAACAAACTAGGACTTTCGATAATCGTTGGTGGTGATGGTAATTCCAAAGTTACTGAGCCAGGTAGGGATAGAGGTGTTGATCGAGAATTCCTGAATGAAGTTAGGGGTAAGGTCAGGGCCAGGCTAGGTAGGGTATTGCTTATTGGGTCTAGGTTTGGTTATTGTGAAATCACGCCGGACATGAGGCCCGTGGTTGGTACTGTTGGGTCTGAAAACCTATTGTTAATTGGTGGGTTTAATGGCTATGGAGCCGAGGTGGGGCCCGCCCTGGCATTGGCGGTGGTTAATTACGTGATTAGTGGTTCATGGCCTGACTATGCAAGGCCATACCTCATTGATAGGTTCGGCAATAATTGGCCAAGTACTTGGGACATCGGTGTTGAGGCCCATGAGTTGTGCGTTTAATCTAGCCTAAACTCTTTATTAATCCTGTTGGGAATTATTACCTGGCTGGTTAAGTTGCGTGTCGCTGACCTGCCACTTCCAGACATACTAAGGGACTTCGTAATTAGGGAGAGGGGTATTCAGGAGCTTTATCCACCACAGGAGGAGGCCGTGCGTAAGGGCTTATTTGATGGTAAGAGCATCGTCATGTGCACAAGCACCGCCACCGGTAAGACACTGATGGCTGAGCTGGCAATGATAAACGCAGTACTTACTAAAGGTGTCAAGGCGATATTAGCCGTTCCACTGAGGGCCTTGGCCTACGAGAAGGCTAGGGATTTGAGGATTTATGAGAAACTCGGTGTTAGAATCGCCGTTACTACTGGCGAGTATGATAAGGAGGATGCCTGGCTCATGAATTACGACATAGTGGTTACAACGTACGAGAAGCTCGACAGCCTACTGAGACATAAGGCTGAGTGGCTTAGGCAGGTCGGTGTCTTAGTTATTGATGAGATTCACTACATCGATGATGATAAGAGGGGACCAACGATAGAGTCGATAATAGCTAAGGTAAAGGCACTGGGTCTCAGTACCCAATTACTGGCTCTATCAGCAACCATCGGCAACGCTGAGGAAATCGCAAACTACCTCGACGCAGACCTCGTGGTCTCTGACTGGAGACCCGTTAAGCTCAAAGAGGGTGTGTACTACGATGGTGTCATTTACTACTCAGATGGATCCCGGGCACTAATTA from Vulcanisaeta distributa DSM 14429 harbors:
- a CDS encoding homoserine kinase — its product is MSICIRSLASIANLGPGFDVMSLAIMEPYDDAYIELSRGEDRVEFIGNYAHYLPSDYKVTTLYPVIEEFRRIMGIDFHVHVVVKKNIKPASGLGSSGADAAAMAYALNKLLNAGLDYKSLIRIAALGEVAAAGTPHMDNVAASLLGGLVIINPVTGDFVRVDLPDNYWVVIVMAGSKPSTKEMRKLLPNAVDMNSLKNNSAYASMLVYALITGNREALGKALMGDAVVEPVRAKLYPHYNAVKEALLKAGAIGVALAGAGPSLFGIFDFEPSKERINELLHARGLRDHALIITRPSNIGVHEIPCEDLNT
- a CDS encoding NAD(P)/FAD-dependent oxidoreductase → MNVIIIGGGVIGTVLTHLFSLRGVNVTLINSGLQKPRFPLIHSKLLRFPEDIRLARISEDVYMELSRELRVDVLRPMESITIIPEACYNDALHIMSMWYEVGAKVRVISDVHEYGLKRVNDQEIYIFSTNGDNFVNYLSLMNRVHKIDGVNYINGTATIKFSDHDVRVLINDNELKGDYVILASGAWNSIMIRNAGLNVPLLPYKCQAAAFISRGISTIVYDYVLNIYVRPLGLRIDNALNKLGLSIIVGGDGNSKVTEPGRDRGVDREFLNEVRGKVRARLGRVLLIGSRFGYCEITPDMRPVVGTVGSENLLLIGGFNGYGAEVGPALALAVVNYVISGSWPDYARPYLIDRFGNNWPSTWDIGVEAHELCV